AAGCCGAAAAAATGGATAAGCATACTACATCTCAGTCACAAAAATGGGAAAGTAAACTTGGCGAGGAGTACACCGAGAGGAATATTTTTGCGCCGGAACAATTAGATCAGTTGTATGTAAGCAATTACGGCATCAGCAGAACAGCGTTAAACGAGGCGTTTTTGGGTAATTTTGAGCGGTCGGTAAAAATACTGGAGGTCGGGTCGAACCTCGGCAATCAATTACTGAGCCTGCAAAGAATGGGATTTGAAAATCTTTACGGTATCGAGGTGAATAGCTATGCGATTGAACATGCCAAGAACAACACTAAGAACATTAATATTATTCGGGGCAATGCTTTTGATATTCCCTTTAAAGACAGGTATTTCGATATTGTTTTTACTTCGGGAGTTCTGATTCATATAGCCCCGCAAGATATAGAAAGGGCGCTACAGGAGATACACAGGTGCAGCAGGGAATATATCTGGGGGTTTGAATATTATGCTGACAGTTGTACCGAGGTTAGATACAGAGGGCACACGGATCTCCTCTGGAAAACAAATTTTGCAGGTTTGTATCTTAATTCCTTCGACGACTTGGAGCTTGTCAAAGAAAAGAAGTTAAAATACTTAGGGAATGAAAACATAGATACAATGTTTCTTATTAAAAAACGGAAAAGCTAATGAAGATAGGAGCCGTTGTTCAAGCAAGGACATCTTCGACAAGGTTGCCGGGTAAAGTGCTTAAGGATTTACCTTATGGCAGCGAAATATCTGTTTTGCAACAGGTAATCAGAAGATTAAAAAAAACATCGAAACTCGATGATGTTGTAATTGCCACCACTATGGATAAGGCAGATATGGCGATTGTCGAATTATCTGAGAAAGAAAACGTCAGATGGTTTAAAGGAAGCATAGATGATGTATTGGAACGGTATTATCTGGCCGCGAAAGAAAATGATTTAGATATAGTTGTGAGAATAACAAGTGATTGTCCGTGCATAGACCCGGCAGTAGTTGATTTAGTTGTGGAAAGACATATAGCTTCAAAAAATGATTATACTTCAAATGTACTTCACAGGACTTTCCCACATGGGTTGGATACGGAAGTTTTCAATTTTGGTGCCCTCGAAAAAGCACACGGGGGGGCAAAGAAGCTGTCTGAAAGGGAGCATGTAACTTCGTACATATACAGTAACCCACAATTATTTAACCTCGGTGAAGTTCAGGCGGAGAAAGCATTTTATAGTTCTGATATCAGAGTTACGCTCGATACAGCAGAGGATTATGTCTTGCTATGTGCAGTCTTTGACTACCTTTATCAGGCAGATGAGTTTTTTGGTGTCGAGGATATAATAAAGTTGTTTTGTGACAAACCTTGGTTGAAGGATATCAATAAGAACGTAATTCAAAAAAGGATATTTGATTCAGTGGAGCAGGAAATCAAAGAGGCGATAAGGATATTAGATTTCCAGGGGCTCAGAAGGGCAAAGGAAATTCTTGCAGGACATATGCAGTGAAAGTTTGGATATTGACCGAAGGCGGTAAAAATATAGGCTTCGGACATATTAGCAGATGCACGGCCATATTTCAGGCACTTCAGGAGAGAGTGGTTAAGCCGACATTTATAATCAACGGCGATGAATCAGTCCGGAAGCAATTCAAAGGCAGCATCAGTTTTGACTGGCTGAACGATACTGAAAAGCTCTTTTCGTATATAGAAAATGCAGATATTGTTTTTGTTGACTCGTACCTCGCAGATTATGACCTATATGAAAAGATTTCTAATATCGCAAGGATGGGTGTTTACTTTGATGATACTGTAAGGATTAAGTATCCAACAGGTTTTGTGCTCAATGGAACCATTTCGGCGGAGCAGATGCCGTACCCAAAAAGAAATAGTGTTACGTATCTTTTGGGTACTCGATATACCCCTCTTAGGAGGGAGTTTTGGGACGTACCGGGAAAAACTATACGTGATATTCTCGAAACTGTGATGATAACGTTCGGTGGGACAGATGTATGCAATCTTACACCGAAAGTTCTGAAGCTATTGGTTGATGCTTATCCACAGTTAAATAAAAAGGTGGTCATAGGAAAAGGATTCCAAAATGCATCGGAGATTGAATCTATCAAAGACCACAATACTGAACTGATATATTATCCCGATGCTGCTGAAATGAAGAAGGTTATGCTCGAATCTGATATAGCGATATCATCTGGTGGCCAGACATTATATGAGCTGGCAAGGGTTGGGGTTCCTGCAATTGGCATTTGTGTAGCAGATAACCAGCTGCAGAATATCAAAGGCTGGCAAGAGGTTGGTTTTTTAAAATATATATGCTGGTACAATAACAAGGATATGAAAGAGAGGTTGGCTAGTTCTCTGAAAAAACTGGTATACGCTGATATTCGGGTTAAAATGTCGCAAGCGGGCAAGACCCTTGTAGATGGTCAGGGGCCAAGTCGAATAGTATCTGCTCTGGGAGTTGTGTGAAGGGTACACTGTGGTTGGAAGAGTTTTAATTAGCGGTGCCAATGGTTTCGTGGGGAGTTGCCTTGTTAAGATGCTTGAGGATACCAACTGGCAGATAGTACCTTTGGTACGGCGAAGCTCGGGTTTCGATAATGAAGTAGTGCTGGATTTTTGTGACATTGATTTTTGCAGTAAACTTGCCTTGTTGCCAAAGGTTGACGCTGTTGTTCATCTTGGGGCGAAGATAGGATGGGATGGAAGTACACGAGAGGAGCTGTTTAAGCCCAATGTTCTTGCGACAGTAGAATTAGCTGACTGGTCAAAAAGCATAGGGGCTTATTTCCTATTTTCATCTGCGGCAATCGTTTTTGGGTCGCATAGCCATCACATTACCTCGAATAGTAAACTGGAGTTGGATACTGATTACGGCTACAGCAAATGGCTTGCTGAAGAGACAATAAAGATGTCCGGGGTTGAAAGTGGGATACTGCGGATAGGTGGAATTTTTGGTAAGTCTGGACCTAGGCATCTTGGCATTAATGTAGCTATTAATAACGCGATAAAGGGTATTGTGCCTGTGCAGTTTGGGAAAGGAGCGATTAAACGTAATTATATATATGTCAAAGATTTATGCAATATAATCAGGTTTTGCATAGAGAATAGGGTCGGAGGTGATTACTTGGTCTCTGGCAGTTCGGTCAATACAGTTTATGAAATGCTCAGGATAATCTGTGATGTGTTGCTTGATGGTAGAGAACCTGAACATGTAGAGAAGGAAGAGACTGGGCACGATCAGATAATAGAACATTCCAGCCATCTTCCCAGTGGGCGTTCATTTGAAGAAGCAATTAGGAATATTAAAAGTGCAACTGAATCATCCCTATAAAGAATCTATCAATAAGAACGGGTACACACTAATAAACTGTGAGAGTTGCGGTTACTGGCATGTTCACCCTATGCCCACAAATGAAGAACTAAATTTACACTATGAGCAAATCTATTATGAAACTCTGGGTGAGAATCGAAGCATGACAGACAGACTAAAAGACCCTGACGGTTTTTACATGATTCAGTATGAAGACAGATTAAGGCTTATTAAGAAATATCTTAGAGATGATTTACCTCGCAGTATTATGGATATAGGGGCTGGTTACGGAGATTTTCTGAGTTTCATGAAAACAGCTGGGTGGAAGACTCAGGGTATAGAACCCTCCAAGTATGCATATGAGCTTATAGAAGACAAAGAAGAGCTTGATATCAAGTGCGCAAGCATTGATGAATTGATAAATCTGGGTCTTAAACCTGTATCTGTAGTAACAATCAATAATGTGCTTGAGCATTTGAATTTTCCACAAGGAGTTCTTGAGACTGTCAGGAAATGTCTTTTGCTGCCGAATGGAATCGTTTTTGTGGCGGTGCCTAATGATTTTAGTGTTCTGCAGAATCTACTTATGCAAACTGTTTTAAAAGATAAGCCAGACAAGCAAAATTACTGGGTACATCCACCTGAACATCTTAATTACTGGTCGCACAAAACAATAGTAGGTTTTATGCGAAAGTGTGAATTTGAGATAGAATTTTTAACTACAGATTTCCCTATGGAAATCTTTCCTTTAACGGGAGAGGATTATATCACAAAACCTGATGTTGGAAGGAGTGCTCATCTTAAAAGGGTCGGCTTTGAGAAATATCTCCATCAGGCACACGCCGAAGTTTTTAAGGATTCTTTGTATTTGTCACTGGCTCAATTAGGCATTGGCAGAAACATGTATATTGTCGCAAAACCCATATAGTTCTGGAGGAGATTTTCTGTAGTAACTCAAATGGTGTATGAGGATAGGCGTTTTTGCAGATGTACATGGTAATGGCTATGCTTTTGAGAAGGTGCTTGCATCTTTGAAAAAAGAAAAGGCAGACCTTTATGTTTTTTGTGGTGATATTTGTGGTTATTACTATTACCAGAACGAGATTATCAAAATCATGAGAGAGATGGAGAATCTTATCTGTGTAGCCGGGAATCATGATGCGATGTTTCTTCGCATGCTGCAGGACCAAGCTTTAGAGGATGAATATGAAGAACTGTATGGCAAATCATCTCGTTTGCTTAGGAGTAGTATAAACAAGGAAAACCTCGAATTTATCAAAGGTATGCCGGATCAGTATATCTTCGAGGATTATAAGGTGGCTGTTTTTCATGGCAGCCCCTGGGACCATATGAATGAATATGTGTACCCCTCGTCTTGTCTAAAGAGATTCAAAGAGCTTGGATATGCATATGTCATCCTTGGCCATACTCATTATGCTATGGACAAGCTCGCAGATGATGTGCGAATAATAAATCCTGGTTCATGCGGCCAGCCACGCGATAGCAGGGACCCCAGCTATGCGATTGTTGACCTCGAGAAAAAGACAGTGCATATCAAACGAGTTCAATATGATAGGTCACTGATGATGCGAGATGTGTTGAAACACCAAGACAAAAATGCGTATTTAGCAGCGGTTCTGGAAAGATAGATAGTCTATGGTTAGAGGATATGTGCTGGTAACCGGGGTTGGCGGGGACATTGGACAAAGTCTGCTTAAGTGTCTGAAGGATACAGATTACAAGTTTTCATTGCTGGGCTGTGATATTGATCCATTTGCCGGTGGTAGAGCATTGGTTGAGAAGTTTTATCAATCGCCTTGTGCGTTGGATTCAGAAAACTACCTGCGATTTATTACAAGATTACTTGAAAGTGAAGATATCAGATATGTCTTTCCAACCAGCGAGGCCGAGATCGAGTTTTTCGATATTCACAGAGACCGTTTTAAGAATAATATAACTATTTTTATCAATAGTCACGACATAGTAAGGATTTTCCTGGACAAGTACGAAACTGCGTTGCTGCTGGCGAACAACAATCTGCCAAGTCCACGGACATATCTTATCGAACACTACAAAAACGAACTTGGCTATCCGTGTATTTTGAAGCCAAGGAGAGGACATGGCAACAAAAGTCTAATTTTGATAAATGACCTTGCAGAGTTTGACTTTTTCAGAAGAAGACTTAAAAATTACGTTGTCCAAGAGAATATTGGAACCACGGACGAGGAATATACCGTGACGGTCTTTTCTACCAGAGAAAAATCTTATTCTATCGCATTTAAGAGGTCGTTGGGCTATGGCAGCCTGTCAAAAGTCGCCCAGTTAGTGCATGATGCCCACCTTGAACGTTTGGCAGAAAGAATTGCCATGACTGTGTCGCTGGAAGGTTCGTTGAATATTCAGTGTCGCAAGACAGATTCAGGCTATGTTCCATTTGAAGTCAACCCGCGTTTTTCGAGTACTGTCTACGTAAGACATTTCTTTGGTTTCCAGGATGTAAAGTGGTGGATGGATTTGAAAGAAGGCAAACCTGTTGAGTATAAGCCGAGGTTCAAAGGCGGAACATGTGTGCGGACCATCAGCGAAACTTTCTTCGATTTGGGGACAGAACAGGTTAAGGATATTCCGAAGGTTAATAATCAATGATTGATCTGAAAATAGGCAAGGAAACGTTTATAGTCGCGGAGATTTCGGCAAATCACGGACAGAATTTTAACAGGGCTGTAGCACTGATAAAAAAAGCTAAGGAATGTGGTGCTGATGCTGTCAAGTTCCAAGCCTATACGCCAGATACTTTGACAATCAAAGCGGACAATAAGTATTTTCAAATTAAGCACCCAACGTGGGGTGGACAAACACTATACGAACTTTACCAAAAAGCTTGCACTCCTTGGGGGTGGTTTAAGAAGCTAAAGAAAGTAACTGATGACCTCAATATGACATTTCTTTGTTCAACCTTTGATAGAACCAGCGTCGATTTTTTGGAAGAACTGGATGTTTGTGCTCATAAGATGGCTTCGCCTGAGCTGGTAGACTTGGCTTTGATTGAGTATGTTGCAAAGACAAAAAAGCCCTTAATGCTATCCACCGGTATGGCTGATATTTGTGAGATTCAAGAAGCAGTTGATACCGCCAGAGAGGCTGGTGCAAAAGAAATCATCTTATTGAAATGTGTGTCGAGTTATCCAGCTAAGCCTGAGGAGATGAATTTGAGAACTATTCCGAACATGCGAGAGCATTTTGGTTGTCCTGTCGGTCTTTCTGACCATAGTTTGGGAATTGGAGCTTCTGTTTGTGCAGTAGCTTTAGGTGCAAGTGTTATTGAAAAACACTTTACCTTGTCAAGAAAGATAAAAACACCCGATGGTTTCTTCTCAATAGAGCCGGAAGAATTAAAAGAGTTGGTGACAAATATAAGAATTGTGGAAAAAGCTTTAGGCAAGGTTTATTATGGACTAACTAAAGAAGAAAACAAAAGCAAGGTTTTTAGACGTTCTTTGTTTGTGGTTAAAGATGTTAAAAAAGGGCAAGTTTTTTCTGAAGATGATATCAAATCTATCAGGCCTGCAGCTGGTCTTGAGCCGAAATACATAGATGCGGTTTTGGGCAAAAGAGCAACGGCGGACATAAAACGTGGGACGCCGCTGAGATGGGATTTGGTTGATTGAAAAAACGCTTTTGTGCCGAGATATGAGCATAAGTGTACCTATAAGCCGAAAGAACATATGTTTCATACGTTCAGGCAGTGTTGAAACAATAGTAGACCTCGATAGTCTGCTTTTTAAACATTTCGCCAAGGTATTCGATGAAGTATTCTTCTTGGATGTCAGCAAGGTATTTACATCTAAGCTTATATTAGGTCGATATGATAATGACAGTGCATATCACAGGTTACCAGCAGGGTTCAAAGTTGTTTGCCCCAAAAAACTTTCAGAGGTCAAAAAGTTCTTAAGGTCTAATGATGTGGTTGCGATATGTTGTTTTTCCGAGACATGGCCAGATTGGTGGATTCATCATTATTTAAGGAAATATTCGATACCGCTTATTTATATATATACGCACTCAGTAATAGCAAGCTTTCAGTATAAAAAATCGTATTTTAACGATTTCAGAGCAAAATTGAAGAATCTTGCTGCTCATATTCGTCGTCGCTTTCCTTCACATGATTTTTTGGCGGATATAGATACCTATTTCGTTTCCGACAAACATAAAGCGGAGAAAAAAAAACCTTCCAGCCGTTACAAGGAAGTGGTTGTGACAAATAGTAGATTTTATGATAGTTTATTAGTCA
This region of Phycisphaerae bacterium genomic DNA includes:
- a CDS encoding glycosyltransferase family protein, with protein sequence MKIGAVVQARTSSTRLPGKVLKDLPYGSEISVLQQVIRRLKKTSKLDDVVIATTMDKADMAIVELSEKENVRWFKGSIDDVLERYYLAAKENDLDIVVRITSDCPCIDPAVVDLVVERHIASKNDYTSNVLHRTFPHGLDTEVFNFGALEKAHGGAKKLSEREHVTSYIYSNPQLFNLGEVQAEKAFYSSDIRVTLDTAEDYVLLCAVFDYLYQADEFFGVEDIIKLFCDKPWLKDINKNVIQKRIFDSVEQEIKEAIRILDFQGLRRAKEILAGHMQ
- a CDS encoding class I SAM-dependent methyltransferase, which gives rise to MPTNEELNLHYEQIYYETLGENRSMTDRLKDPDGFYMIQYEDRLRLIKKYLRDDLPRSIMDIGAGYGDFLSFMKTAGWKTQGIEPSKYAYELIEDKEELDIKCASIDELINLGLKPVSVVTINNVLEHLNFPQGVLETVRKCLLLPNGIVFVAVPNDFSVLQNLLMQTVLKDKPDKQNYWVHPPEHLNYWSHKTIVGFMRKCEFEIEFLTTDFPMEIFPLTGEDYITKPDVGRSAHLKRVGFEKYLHQAHAEVFKDSLYLSLAQLGIGRNMYIVAKPI
- a CDS encoding metallophosphoesterase family protein, producing MRIGVFADVHGNGYAFEKVLASLKKEKADLYVFCGDICGYYYYQNEIIKIMREMENLICVAGNHDAMFLRMLQDQALEDEYEELYGKSSRLLRSSINKENLEFIKGMPDQYIFEDYKVAVFHGSPWDHMNEYVYPSSCLKRFKELGYAYVILGHTHYAMDKLADDVRIINPGSCGQPRDSRDPSYAIVDLEKKTVHIKRVQYDRSLMMRDVLKHQDKNAYLAAVLER
- a CDS encoding ATP-grasp domain-containing protein; the protein is MVRGYVLVTGVGGDIGQSLLKCLKDTDYKFSLLGCDIDPFAGGRALVEKFYQSPCALDSENYLRFITRLLESEDIRYVFPTSEAEIEFFDIHRDRFKNNITIFINSHDIVRIFLDKYETALLLANNNLPSPRTYLIEHYKNELGYPCILKPRRGHGNKSLILINDLAEFDFFRRRLKNYVVQENIGTTDEEYTVTVFSTREKSYSIAFKRSLGYGSLSKVAQLVHDAHLERLAERIAMTVSLEGSLNIQCRKTDSGYVPFEVNPRFSSTVYVRHFFGFQDVKWWMDLKEGKPVEYKPRFKGGTCVRTISETFFDLGTEQVKDIPKVNNQ
- the pseG gene encoding UDP-2,4-diacetamido-2,4,6-trideoxy-beta-L-altropyranose hydrolase — encoded protein: MKVWILTEGGKNIGFGHISRCTAIFQALQERVVKPTFIINGDESVRKQFKGSISFDWLNDTEKLFSYIENADIVFVDSYLADYDLYEKISNIARMGVYFDDTVRIKYPTGFVLNGTISAEQMPYPKRNSVTYLLGTRYTPLRREFWDVPGKTIRDILETVMITFGGTDVCNLTPKVLKLLVDAYPQLNKKVVIGKGFQNASEIESIKDHNTELIYYPDAAEMKKVMLESDIAISSGGQTLYELARVGVPAIGICVADNQLQNIKGWQEVGFLKYICWYNNKDMKERLASSLKKLVYADIRVKMSQAGKTLVDGQGPSRIVSALGVV
- a CDS encoding methyltransferase domain-containing protein; the protein is MDKHTTSQSQKWESKLGEEYTERNIFAPEQLDQLYVSNYGISRTALNEAFLGNFERSVKILEVGSNLGNQLLSLQRMGFENLYGIEVNSYAIEHAKNNTKNINIIRGNAFDIPFKDRYFDIVFTSGVLIHIAPQDIERALQEIHRCSREYIWGFEYYADSCTEVRYRGHTDLLWKTNFAGLYLNSFDDLELVKEKKLKYLGNENIDTMFLIKKRKS
- the pseI gene encoding pseudaminic acid synthase yields the protein MIDLKIGKETFIVAEISANHGQNFNRAVALIKKAKECGADAVKFQAYTPDTLTIKADNKYFQIKHPTWGGQTLYELYQKACTPWGWFKKLKKVTDDLNMTFLCSTFDRTSVDFLEELDVCAHKMASPELVDLALIEYVAKTKKPLMLSTGMADICEIQEAVDTAREAGAKEIILLKCVSSYPAKPEEMNLRTIPNMREHFGCPVGLSDHSLGIGASVCAVALGASVIEKHFTLSRKIKTPDGFFSIEPEELKELVTNIRIVEKALGKVYYGLTKEENKSKVFRRSLFVVKDVKKGQVFSEDDIKSIRPAAGLEPKYIDAVLGKRATADIKRGTPLRWDLVD
- a CDS encoding NAD(P)-dependent oxidoreductase, producing the protein MVGRVLISGANGFVGSCLVKMLEDTNWQIVPLVRRSSGFDNEVVLDFCDIDFCSKLALLPKVDAVVHLGAKIGWDGSTREELFKPNVLATVELADWSKSIGAYFLFSSAAIVFGSHSHHITSNSKLELDTDYGYSKWLAEETIKMSGVESGILRIGGIFGKSGPRHLGINVAINNAIKGIVPVQFGKGAIKRNYIYVKDLCNIIRFCIENRVGGDYLVSGSSVNTVYEMLRIICDVLLDGREPEHVEKEETGHDQIIEHSSHLPSGRSFEEAIRNIKSATESSL